From Brassica oleracea var. oleracea cultivar TO1000 chromosome C3, BOL, whole genome shotgun sequence, a single genomic window includes:
- the LOC106333563 gene encoding 50S ribosomal protein L7/L12-like, which translates to MRSPVSRFLSRSILFLHRATPLTAATRQLCAVASPDTRTKNLDRIADELLKLNRIELYDYSILFSHKLGLNRYDSSVSVSAGDLPAGASASAQTKAAEKTAFDVKLEKFNAASKIKVIKEIRAFTELGLKEAKELVEKAPVVVKTGLTKEEAENIMEKLKAVGAVVALE; encoded by the coding sequence ATGCGATCTCCGGTCTCCAGATTCTTATCAAGATCCATCCTTTTCCTCCACCGCGCAACGCCTTTAACCGCCGCCACTCGCCAACTATGCGCCGTCGCTTCTCCCGATACCAGGACAAAGAACCTCGACCGAATCGCCGACGAATTGCTCAAACTGAACAGGATCGAGCTTTACGATTACTCGATCCTCTTCAGCCATAAACTCGGTCTCAATCGCTACGACTCTTCCGTCTCCGTCAGCGCCGGTGATCTCCCCGCCGGCGCATCAGCCTCTGCTCAGACCAAAGCTGCGGAGAAGACGGCTTTCGATGTGAAGCTGGAGAAGTTCAATGCGGCGTCGAAGATTAAGGTGATTAAGGAGATAAGAGCGTTCACGGAGCTGGGACTGAAAGAAGCCAAGGAACTAGTTGAGAAAGCTCCTGTTGTTGTGAAGACAGGTCTCACTAAGGAGGAAGCTGAGAATATCATGGAGAAACTCAAAGCTGTAGGTGCTGTTGTAGCTTTGGAATGA